The window TAGTTCAAATATCGATGTAGAGTCATTGATAAACAATGCAGAAATAATTGTAGGAAAGGGTTCCACATTGTTAATTCAAGCTGCAATTAAAAATAAACCGGTAATCATAATTAATTTAAAAAGCAATTTGAATTTTATAGGAATTGATAGCATTCCATTTGTTACATCAATAGATGAATATGAACAGAAACAAAATGAATTTATTAATGAGGGGTTAACTCCGGACTACCATATTGAAAGATTCATTCACAAAGAGGGTAAAGAGGCAGTCAATTTAATCATAAAAGAGTTAGAAAGTTGTGAATAAACGATTTGGATAGAAAAATTATGAATACTGCTGCTTTTGTTCCAGTCAGATTATCTTCTTCAAGATTACCAGCAAAATCATTGCTTGACTTATCAGGAAAACCATGTTTTCAACGTCTAGTAGAGAGAATAAAAAGATCCAGAGGAATACAACAAGTTGTATTATGTACAACCAACAATTCTGAAGATGATAAAATTGTTAATTTAGCAAAAAAAATGAATATCAAGATTTATCGTGGTAAGGAAAAAGACATCATTGACAGATACTATCATGCTGCAAAAGAATTCAACATAAAAAATATAATCAATATTGATGGTGATGATATTTTTTGTGAACCAGAATTTATAGAAAAAACCAACAATGTCCTTTCAGGAAATAAATATGATTATGTTGCTTGGAAGGATCTGCCTTTAGGCACAACACCCATTGGAATAAAATTTGAAGCTCTGGAAAAAATTTGGGAAAAAAAAGATACAAACGACACTGAAACTGGTTGGGGTAAATTCTTTACAGAAACAGGATTGTTTAAAATCAAGTACCTTTCATCAGATAAAATAAAGTCAGATGAAAAATCTATTCGTCTCACATTGGATTATCCTGAAGATTATCAATTATTCCAAGAAATTTATAAAAATCTAGAAGAACCATTCTCACTTTTCGACATAACTAAGTTATTTTCCGATAAACCAGAATTAAAAAAAATAAATGAAGGATTATTAGAAATTTATAAAAAAAATTTTGAAAGCAAATCAACGAAAATAAAACTAAAAAATTCAAAAATTTGAATCAATCTTTATATGGTATTTTTTTAATTTTTTTAGCTGGAACGCCAGCCCAGATTTCATTATTGGGAACATCCTGAGTCACAAAAGAATATGCAGCCACAATAGAATTTTCACCAATTGTCACATTAGGCATGACAGTGCTATGAGTGCCAATCTTACAGTTTTTTTTTAGAATAACTTTTCCTTTTTTAGAGTCTATTGTAGAATTAGAGTAAATGGAGCAATGAGAACCAATCTTGACATTATCTTGGATTTCAACACCATAAGAACTATTGATGTATGAAAAAGTTCCAATATCAAAATTTTTTCCCAAAATTAATTTTTCAGGATATTGAACAATGTAGTTATATTTTGTAGGTTTTCCATGTTTGATTTCTGGTTTTTTCCACACAGTCATATTTTTTCTAAATTCTAATATCTAATTTGCTTTTTGAGGATATCGTTATTTAATTTGATATTTTCAAGGTATTTTATAATTATTTTGGAGGAATTTCCATCACCATAGATCTTATCAGTTTTTCTAACAACATTTGTTTTTAAGCATTTTTTTATGGCTTGGAGAATTTTTTTGCTAGAATGGTCTACATCAATTACATTTTTACCATGTTCACGTCCTATCTGCCTTATTCCAATATTTATTACAGGTATTCCAAAATAACTTGCTTCAATCATCCCACTGCTAGAATTTCCAACTAGAACTCCCCCATATTTTAAAAATCCCAAATAATCATCACGTGGAACGTTACTGTAGAATTTAATAAAATCAAATTTTTTTGAATATTTTTTTAATGCTCTAAATATAGCGGAGTTTCCAGGATCAGAATTTGGAGCTATAGCAATTGTTTTCTTTCCAATTTTTCTAATTGCATCCAAAGTAGATAGTATTTGTTTTTCACTTTCATCAATCTGTGTAGTTACAGAATGCTGTAAAAGAATAATCTCATCTCCAGAAAATTTGATATCATATTTTTTTTCTAAAAATTCTTTTCCGATTATTTTTTTTGATACAACATCATCAATACTTGGAGAACCTGTGAAAAAAACATGTTTTGGATCTTCGCCCATTTTAATAATTCTAGATTTGCTTTTTTTGGATGCTGCAAAGTGGATATTAGACATTTTTGTTATAGCATGTCTATTATATTCATCAATTCCACCCTTTGAGCGATCTCCACCATGAATATGGGCATTAGGAATATTCATGTGATATGCAGCTATTGAAGATGCCAACATTTCATCTCGATCTCCTAAAACTAGATTTATGTCAGGTTTAATTTTATCAAAAGCTTGAGAAAATAAAATAATTGCATGTCCTAACTGTTTTGTTGATTCTAATGTAGAATCTTTGTTTGGCATCATTGGGATTTTTGAGAAAATCTTGAAGCCGTCTTTTTTAATTTCATTGATTGTTTTTCCATATTTTTCAGATAAATGCATGCCAGTTACCAAAAGGTACAATTCCAAGGATTTGCTATTTTGTATTTCAAATAACAAAGGTCGTAAAATTCCATATTCTGCCCTTGTTCCAGTAGTGATTGAGATTTTTCTTGTCAAATCATTTAAGAACGGATTAGAGTATTTATATGAATTAGGGAGAAATTTATCATGTTTTTTGTAGTAGCTGAGATAGGAGTAAACTGGGACGGAGATAAAAAAATAGCCTCAGAAATGATTCAAGCAGCAAAAAATGCAGGATGTGATGCTGTGAAATTCCAATCATTTTCTGAAGACATGATAAAAGATCATCCTGAAAGTAAGCGTCTAATAAAATCATCAATTTTACCAGAAAATATTGAAATTATAGATAATTTGGCAAAATCAATAGGAATCGAATGGTTTTCTACTCCAATGTTTCCAGAAGCAGTTGAATTTCTTAATCCATTTGTAAGTCGGTTCAAATTACGCGAATATGATGGCAGAAGTCTTTTGAAGGATGTGGAGACAGAGTTAGTCAAAAAAATAAAAAAAACTAAAAAAGAAGTCATAATAAGTTCAGAGAAATCACCTAAGAATTCCAAATATTGGAAAGACCCACAAATTAAGTGGCTATATGTAGTCCCAAAATATCCTTGTGAATTAAATGAGTTGCAATTTCAACATATAAGGGATTTTGACGGATTTTCGAATCATTGTCCAGAAATTATTGCACCAATAACAGCTGCCGTATGCGGTGCAAGAATAATAGAAGTTCACATAACATCAGACAAAACAAGATCTTTTGTGGATAATCCAGTTAGTTTTGATTTGAATGAATTGCGATTACTTCTTGAGTATATTAGAAAAATTGAAAGAATCAATTTTTGAAGAAATCAGAAATTGAAGATGTAATATACTGAAGATCTTTTTGCTGCAAATCTGGGTAAATAGGTAAGGACAGGATTCTGTCAGATATTTCCTCAGTATTATCTAGTTTGAATTTATCCAATGTAATTTTTTTATAAAATGGGGTTCTATGTACTGGCTCAAAATAAACTTTAGTCATAATTCCTCTTTTTCCAAGGAATTGCATTAGATCATTTCTTATTTTTGAATCAGGTAATAAAATAGAGTAGAGCTGGAACACATGTTTATTGTTTTTTGGTTCTGGTGGAATAGTTATTTCAGAAAATTTCTTTATTTTTGTTGAAATGAATTTTGCATTATTTCTTCTCATTGCAATAAGTTTTTCAATTCTGGAAAGTTGAGAAATTCCCAATGCTGCAACCATCGTAGCCATCCTCCAGTTATATCCTAGTTGCACATACTCCGGTTTTTGCGATGATGAGAAATAATTAGAATTTTCTAACCTTCCATGAGAACGTAGAAGCTTTAGTTTTTCATAAAATTTTTCAGAATTAGTCAGTACAGCTCCACCCTCTCCAGTTGTAATTATTTTATTTGGCGCAAAGCTAAGTACAGACAGATCACCAAATGAGCCTACTTTTTTCTTGTTTAATATAGAACCTAAAGATTCAGCTGCATCTTCAATAAGAAAAACTTTTTTTCTATCTGCGATTTTACGTAATTCTTCAATTTTGCACGGTAAACCTGCATAATGAATGGGCATTATCGCTTTAACTTTTTTGTCAATAGATTCTTCAGTTAAAGCAGGATCTAATCCGAATTTTTCTTTTTCAATATCAACAAAATGCGGAATTCCACCTGCCATAAGCACAGAATTAGCAGTTGCAACAAACGTGAAAGATGGAACCAACACCTCTTCATTAGATTTCAATCCAATAGACAGTAATGATGCATGAAGAGCTGATGTTCCTGAATTGAATGTGACACAAAATTTACTTCCAACGTAGTTTGCTAATTTCTTTTCAAATTTTTCAATTTCAGGACCTATAGCCCAATTCATATTTTTTTTGACTATTTTAGAAACCGAATTAACATCATTTCTGTTAGTATTGATTTTATATAGAGGAATTTTTCGATGCGACAATTGAATGAGTCTTCTAATTCTAACTAATATGTATTAAAAGTTAAATTTTACACATGAAAGTAGTGTTTTGTTTTCTATGAAATTACATATTAAGAAGGAAAAAAGCAAGTTAAAAGGATGGAATAATTGAAAATTTTGATTGTCGGTTTAGGTTCAATGGGGAAGAGGAGAATTAGAAATATGCAGTACCTAAGACAAGAAGAAATCATAGGATTTGATCCTAGGGAAGATAGATGTAAAGAAGTTTTAGAAAAATATGGAGTTAGGTCTTTTCAAGATATCAATCAGGCACTCAAAGAAAAACCCAATGCCATGATAATATCAACTCCTCCTGATCTTCATATGGCATATGCAAAAATTGCAATAAAAAACAATATTCATTTTTTTACAGAAGCAAGTGTTGTGCAAGATGATATGCTAGAAGTCATCAAAATGCTTGAGAAGAACGACATTGTTGGACTGCCTTCTTGTACAATGCGATATCATCCGATTGTAAAAATGATAAAAACCATACTTGAAAAAAACATCATTGGAAAACCTCTTAGTTTCTTATATCATTCTGGTCAATATCTCCCCGATTGGCATCCTTGGGAAGATTATAGAAAATTTTATGTTGCTAAAAAGGAAACAGGGGCGTGCCGTGAAATTGTCCCGTTTGAATTGATTTGGTTAACAGATTTGTTTGGAAAAATTAAGACTGTTTCTGGACATAAATCCAAGGTATCACATCTTGAGGTGGATATTGATGATATTTACAATATTCTTTTAGAGTTTGAGAATGGGATGGAATCCACTCTAACTGTAGATGTGATTGCAAGATTTCCATTTAGGCAATTGAAGATATTAGGAGAAAAAGGAGTAATTCTTGCTGATTGGTCTGAAAAGAATGTAAAGTATTATACAAATGAAAATGGATGGACTGAAAATAAAGTTGATGATGGAATAGTTGAGGAAAATTACATTCATGGAGAAGGCCCATACATTGAAGAAATGAGTTCATTTTTAGACTCAATACAAAAAAAAATAGAGCAACCATATACGTTTAAAGAAGATCTTCAAATTTTAAAAATACTAGAAATTATTGAAAGTAGTAGTGAGAGTGGTTTAAAGAAAAATGTCGGAAATTAGTACAAAATTTAAAAATCAGATCTTAGTAAGAGTTGAGTCACATGAGTAAGAAAATAATGAATCAAATTTTGTCTGAGTTTAAACAAAAAAAAATTCTTGTTACGGGAGGTACAGGTTCAGTAGGCATGGGAATAGTAAAAGAATTAATAAAATACAAACCAAATAACATCAGGATTCTTTCAAACGATGAAAATTCTATTTTTGAAATGAGAAGAAAATTTCCCAATCAAACAAATCTTACTTTTATGGTGGGCGATGTTAGAGACATAGACAGAATAAAACTTGCCATAAGAGACATTGATATTGTTTTTCATGCTGCAGCAATGAAACACATTGATATTTGTGAGCAAAATCCATTTGACGCAGTAAAAACTAACGTAATTGGTACAAGCAATCTTATCGAAGCTTCATTGTTAGAGAATGTTTCAAAATTTGTCTTTATAAGTACAGATAAAGCTACGAATCCATCCAGTACTTTGGGTGCAAGTAAATTGTTAGCAGAAAGAATTATTCAGGATGCAGGATCTTACAGAGGCCTAGGCAAAACAAAATTTTCCATTGTAAGATTTGGAAATGTGTTAGGCTCAAGAGGTTCTGTCTTTCAGATTTTTCAAGAACAGCTAAAAACTGGAAAGTCATTAACTATTACAAATCCAAAAATGACGAGATTTATCATGTCAATTTCTGATGCTGCAAGCCTAATTTTGAGGGTTACAAATATTGCAAAAGATGGAGAAATTTTTATTTTGAAAATGCCTTCAGTAAACATTCTTGATTTAGGAAAAACAATGAGAGATGTTTACAAAACACGGTATCCAAAAACGAGAATTGCACCAATAAAAACATCTAAAGTGAGAGACAAAGAAAGACTCCATGAATTTCTGATAACACCTTCAGAGATTCCGTTCTGTCATGATGTAGGAACAATGTATAAGATCTCTAAAGAAAGATCAAAGGAGAAGATTTCAGAGTCAGAATTTAGTTCTGAAACAACAAAGAAGATTGATCAGAAGAAATTAAAAAAAATCATCAATGAATTGTTAGATGAATATTAAACCAAACAATTATGAATTATTTGGTTTATGAATTGAAGATTTTAAAACGGAATAGACGGGTTTGGATGGTTTGCCCTCCAGATATGATTCAAAATTATTTTCATCAGATGCCTTTTTCAAAACTGAAATTGAGTCGGCAAAAGCCTGCAAAGTAGAGTCAATGTCATCTGAGGTATGTGAAAATGAGATATATTCTACTCCAGGATGAAGAAAAATTCCTTTCTTGACCATTTCTTGTATAAACAAACTTCGTAAGAGAATGGAATCATTGCCTTTGTTATCTTTACCTACGACTTTTATCCTTACAGGGTATCCCTCAAAACTTAAGTTAAGAGAGTTTTCAGAAGAAAGCTTGTTGAATCCTTCCATAAGTAATGTTCCATTTTCCCAAATAGTTTTTACAACCGGTTTTTCTTGAAATTCAGAAATAGTAGCTGAACTTGCTGCAAGAGACAAGGTATCAGCCGCATAGGTTGTAGAAAAAAACACGTCATCAAAAATTTTCATATACTCATTCTTTCCCGCAACTGCTGAAAGCGGCATGCCATTAGCCATTCCTTTTCCAAGGACTGTTATGTCAGGCTCAACACCAAAAAGTTCCTGTGCTCCACCGTTTGAGAATCTAAAACCAGTCACAATTTCATCATATATCAATACAGCATCATTTTGATGTGTAAGTTTCTTTACTTTTTCAAGAAAATTATTTTGTGGTTTTTCAAAAATTGTGGGCTCCATGAAAACACATGCAATTTCATTTTTATTTTGTTCAAAAATATATTCCAATCCATCAAAATCATTATAATCAAAAGGATAAATCAGATCTTTGTTAAATTCTGGAACCCCCTGATTTCTACTAATTATGGCAGCATACCAATCATGCCATACTCCACCAGAACCACAATAAGCAATTTTATCTTTTTTTGTAAATGCTCTTGCTCCACGTACTGCACCAGTAGCGGAACCTGAACCAGTCTTAGAAAATTTTACCATTTCTGCACTTGGCACAATATCACAAATTTGTTCAGAAACATCAATTTCTAGTTTATGTGGTAATGAAAATAAGATTCCATTCTTTAATTGACTTGTAATTGAGTTGTCCACTTTTGGATAACAATGACCTAAGATGATTGGTCCTAAGCCACATAGATAATCGATATATTCATTATCATCAACATCAAAAAAATGAGAACCTTTTGCACTTTTTGCATAAATTGGGAATGTTCCTTCAACAAAAGTGTAAGGAGATCTACTAAATGTTTGAGTTAAAGAAGGGATTAGATTTTTAGCTTTTTCAAGTAAGTCAAAAGAATTTTTGAGAGATTTCATGACCGTTGTTTTGATTTACTTTTAATAAATTTAGTCTAAATTCGAGATAAAATTATTGTGGAAAATCATTGGTATCAAACCTATTAAGAATAAAAGCATGATCCTTATCTAAAATTGCTTCTTTTTGTTCAAAAATTAATCCAGCTCTAAAACCTAATTTTTTAATTTCATCAATCACTGTTGGATTATAGCTACCTGATGGGTATGCCATCATCCATGAATTTTTGTCAGGGTTTATTTTAGAATAAGAACGAATAGTTTTTTCCAGTTCATTTTTCAAATGTGTAAATTCTAGCCATTCATGGGAATATGCATGAGAACCAAAATACATTCCACCTTCTTTCATTTCATGGATATCATCCATAGATAGATACAATTCTTTTGAGAAAGATTTTTCATCCTTTGTAACGTATTTGAAGAAAAGATCATCTATGAATTGTTTTCGTGCATTCATAGCCAAACCAAATTGAAGAATTCGTTTAATCAATACTGTTTCAGGATCATCAAAAGGATCTGTTGTGGATAATTTCTTTTTATATTCATTAAAATCCAATAAATCATATTTTGACTTGTTATCTTGAATAAAACCCATAAGTTCTTTCAAAATTTTGGAGATAGGACATTTTTCGATGATAAATTGAAGTTTATGTACATAAAGAACAACCTGATTTTCTAGAGGCTCCCCACTTACAAAAAACATTCCTTGGATTTTTTCTTTTTTTAAAATTGGGAATACATTTGAATAATGATCTTTCAATCCATCATCAAATGTCAACGAAATTGAATTATTTGGAACTAATTCATTAAAATAAATTGCATTTAGTATTTGTTTGGCAGAAATGAAGTTAAATCTTTGTTGAAACCATTTAATCTGTCTTTTAAAAGCAGATATCTCTAATCCTTTGATATTTGGGTATTTACTGTCCTGAATTTGTCTAACATAATGATACATAACTATTTTAATTTGCACGATCTTGATCAGAGTCTCCCTTAACAATATACCAATTTTCGCATTTATTTAATTCAGAGTTTTTTAGTTTTGAAGTAAATTGCAGATTTAGATCATGTTTACGATTAGGATCTAACGGATTAAAAACGACAGGTACAGAATCTAAAACATTATAGAATTTAAGATATTTTAAAACTTCTTCAAAAAAATTTCCACTACAAAAGAAATCAACAAAATCGACCTTATTTTGACAATAATTAAGAATTTGTTGAAATATTTCAAGTTCTTTTTCTTTATTTACTATTAGATCAACTATTCGTGCCGCTTTAATTGATTCATTGTTTGTTTCAAATCTTATTACCGCGTAACCAACCATTTTATCATTTTTCTTTAAGACTAAGAAATGATAGTCTATTAAGGGATGGTGGATGTATCTCCAATTTAAATAATTTTTTGTTCGGTTAGTGGTTATTGGAAAACGTATCTTGGTTTCCTCCCAAAAAGTGTCAAAATTACTGGGAAGAACTTTAATTCTTTCAAGATTAATTTGGTTTTGAAAATCAGATTGTTCAAAAGAATTTTTTCCAACAAACGTATCAAAACGCTTCTTATTTAAAATGGCAACATACCTATTCAGATTTGGGAATATTGTCCAGCCTAATTTCTTATACGCTTTTTGTGCTTCTGGGCCTGCACTCAAAACAAGAACAAAATCGAAAATTTCTGCAGCATTTTTGACAATGGATGAAAACAATCCTTTGCCTCTATATGATTCAGATGTGAAACCAGATATTAGCCATGTAGCAGTATTAATTTCATCAAACACTTTTAGATTAATTGGAAACAAACCAACATGGCATGAAATTTCTGATTTTGATTCGGTCAAAAGTATAGATTTTTCATATTCATTGTAAGGATTTTGGTTAAATTGCCAATCGAAATGAATTTTGTTGTTTAGTATGTGGTTTTTTCCATAGGCTTTATTTATAAAATTTTTTAGATTTTTTGAATCAGATTCTTTGAAAAATCGAGGCAAATCAGTCTGATGATTTCATTCAATTATGCTATATGAATTTAAATTAAAACTATTAGAAATGCCAAAAACTATTGTTCATAACCGCAAATTTTTTCTGCAATTTGATT of the Nitrosopumilus sp. genome contains:
- a CDS encoding DapH/DapD/GlmU-related protein is translated as MTVWKKPEIKHGKPTKYNYIVQYPEKLILGKNFDIGTFSYINSSYGVEIQDNVKIGSHCSIYSNSTIDSKKGKVILKKNCKIGTHSTVMPNVTIGENSIVAAYSFVTQDVPNNEIWAGVPAKKIKKIPYKD
- the neuC gene encoding UDP-N-acetylglucosamine 2-epimerase, producing the protein MTRKISITTGTRAEYGILRPLLFEIQNSKSLELYLLVTGMHLSEKYGKTINEIKKDGFKIFSKIPMMPNKDSTLESTKQLGHAIILFSQAFDKIKPDINLVLGDRDEMLASSIAAYHMNIPNAHIHGGDRSKGGIDEYNRHAITKMSNIHFAASKKSKSRIIKMGEDPKHVFFTGSPSIDDVVSKKIIGKEFLEKKYDIKFSGDEIILLQHSVTTQIDESEKQILSTLDAIRKIGKKTIAIAPNSDPGNSAIFRALKKYSKKFDFIKFYSNVPRDDYLGFLKYGGVLVGNSSSGMIEASYFGIPVINIGIRQIGREHGKNVIDVDHSSKKILQAIKKCLKTNVVRKTDKIYGDGNSSKIIIKYLENIKLNNDILKKQIRY
- a CDS encoding N-acetylneuraminate synthase family protein, with the protein product MFFVVAEIGVNWDGDKKIASEMIQAAKNAGCDAVKFQSFSEDMIKDHPESKRLIKSSILPENIEIIDNLAKSIGIEWFSTPMFPEAVEFLNPFVSRFKLREYDGRSLLKDVETELVKKIKKTKKEVIISSEKSPKNSKYWKDPQIKWLYVVPKYPCELNELQFQHIRDFDGFSNHCPEIIAPITAAVCGARIIEVHITSDKTRSFVDNPVSFDLNELRLLLEYIRKIERINF
- a CDS encoding DegT/DnrJ/EryC1/StrS aminotransferase family protein; translation: MSHRKIPLYKINTNRNDVNSVSKIVKKNMNWAIGPEIEKFEKKLANYVGSKFCVTFNSGTSALHASLLSIGLKSNEEVLVPSFTFVATANSVLMAGGIPHFVDIEKEKFGLDPALTEESIDKKVKAIMPIHYAGLPCKIEELRKIADRKKVFLIEDAAESLGSILNKKKVGSFGDLSVLSFAPNKIITTGEGGAVLTNSEKFYEKLKLLRSHGRLENSNYFSSSQKPEYVQLGYNWRMATMVAALGISQLSRIEKLIAMRRNNAKFISTKIKKFSEITIPPEPKNNKHVFQLYSILLPDSKIRNDLMQFLGKRGIMTKVYFEPVHRTPFYKKITLDKFKLDNTEEISDRILSLPIYPDLQQKDLQYITSSISDFFKN
- a CDS encoding Gfo/Idh/MocA family oxidoreductase, coding for MKILIVGLGSMGKRRIRNMQYLRQEEIIGFDPREDRCKEVLEKYGVRSFQDINQALKEKPNAMIISTPPDLHMAYAKIAIKNNIHFFTEASVVQDDMLEVIKMLEKNDIVGLPSCTMRYHPIVKMIKTILEKNIIGKPLSFLYHSGQYLPDWHPWEDYRKFYVAKKETGACREIVPFELIWLTDLFGKIKTVSGHKSKVSHLEVDIDDIYNILLEFENGMESTLTVDVIARFPFRQLKILGEKGVILADWSEKNVKYYTNENGWTENKVDDGIVEENYIHGEGPYIEEMSSFLDSIQKKIEQPYTFKEDLQILKILEIIESSSESGLKKNVGN
- a CDS encoding polysaccharide biosynthesis protein, coding for MSKKIMNQILSEFKQKKILVTGGTGSVGMGIVKELIKYKPNNIRILSNDENSIFEMRRKFPNQTNLTFMVGDVRDIDRIKLAIRDIDIVFHAAAMKHIDICEQNPFDAVKTNVIGTSNLIEASLLENVSKFVFISTDKATNPSSTLGASKLLAERIIQDAGSYRGLGKTKFSIVRFGNVLGSRGSVFQIFQEQLKTGKSLTITNPKMTRFIMSISDAASLILRVTNIAKDGEIFILKMPSVNILDLGKTMRDVYKTRYPKTRIAPIKTSKVRDKERLHEFLITPSEIPFCHDVGTMYKISKERSKEKISESEFSSETTKKIDQKKLKKIINELLDEY
- a CDS encoding aminotransferase class III-fold pyridoxal phosphate-dependent enzyme, giving the protein MKSLKNSFDLLEKAKNLIPSLTQTFSRSPYTFVEGTFPIYAKSAKGSHFFDVDDNEYIDYLCGLGPIILGHCYPKVDNSITSQLKNGILFSLPHKLEIDVSEQICDIVPSAEMVKFSKTGSGSATGAVRGARAFTKKDKIAYCGSGGVWHDWYAAIISRNQGVPEFNKDLIYPFDYNDFDGLEYIFEQNKNEIACVFMEPTIFEKPQNNFLEKVKKLTHQNDAVLIYDEIVTGFRFSNGGAQELFGVEPDITVLGKGMANGMPLSAVAGKNEYMKIFDDVFFSTTYAADTLSLAASSATISEFQEKPVVKTIWENGTLLMEGFNKLSSENSLNLSFEGYPVRIKVVGKDNKGNDSILLRSLFIQEMVKKGIFLHPGVEYISFSHTSDDIDSTLQAFADSISVLKKASDENNFESYLEGKPSKPVYSVLKSSIHKPNNS
- a CDS encoding polysaccharide deacetylase family protein yields the protein MQIKIVMYHYVRQIQDSKYPNIKGLEISAFKRQIKWFQQRFNFISAKQILNAIYFNELVPNNSISLTFDDGLKDHYSNVFPILKKEKIQGMFFVSGEPLENQVVLYVHKLQFIIEKCPISKILKELMGFIQDNKSKYDLLDFNEYKKKLSTTDPFDDPETVLIKRILQFGLAMNARKQFIDDLFFKYVTKDEKSFSKELYLSMDDIHEMKEGGMYFGSHAYSHEWLEFTHLKNELEKTIRSYSKINPDKNSWMMAYPSGSYNPTVIDEIKKLGFRAGLIFEQKEAILDKDHAFILNRFDTNDFPQ